A section of the Cryobacterium soli genome encodes:
- a CDS encoding DNA repair helicase XPB, with protein MSDGPLIVQSDRTVLLEVAHPLAEDARHDLAVFAELERAPEHIHTYRITRLGLWNARAAGHDAANMLATLEKYSKFPIPASVTVDLEETVGRYGRLVIDRDDEGQLVLRSTDSPVLTEVAGARRIAPLLVGHPTPESFLVAPWARGQLKQELVKLGWPAEDLAGYTPGTPHDIALLENGWALRDYQNKAVANFFDAGSGVVVLPCGAGKTLVGAGAMATAKTNTLILVTNTVSARQWRDELLKRTTLTAEEIGEYSGQVKEVKPVTIATYQILTAKRKGEYAHLALLDAMDWGLVIYDEVHLLPAPVFKLTAELQARRRLGLTATLVREDGREGDVFSLIGPKRFDAPWKEIEAQGFISPAACYEVRIDLPHAERLSYAAAPDDERYRMAATAPAKLDVVKQLVAMHPGERILVIGQYLDQIDELAEVLQAPTLTGATPVNERERLYQAFRVGEEKLLVVSKVANFSIDLPEASVAIQVSGSYGSRQEEAQRLGRLLRPKESGLTASFYTLVARDTVDQDFAQNRQRFLAEQGYSYTILDAHALDAPTPAPVP; from the coding sequence ATGTCCGATGGCCCGCTGATCGTCCAAAGTGACCGCACGGTTCTGCTCGAAGTCGCGCACCCTCTGGCCGAGGATGCCCGGCACGACCTGGCCGTGTTCGCCGAGCTGGAACGCGCGCCCGAGCACATCCACACCTACCGGATCACCCGTCTCGGCCTCTGGAACGCGCGCGCGGCCGGCCACGACGCCGCGAACATGCTGGCCACGCTCGAGAAGTACTCCAAGTTCCCGATTCCGGCGTCGGTCACCGTCGACCTCGAGGAGACCGTCGGCCGGTACGGCCGTCTGGTGATCGACCGTGACGACGAGGGGCAGCTGGTGCTGCGCAGCACCGACTCCCCCGTGCTCACCGAGGTCGCCGGCGCCCGCCGGATCGCCCCACTGCTGGTCGGGCACCCCACGCCGGAGTCGTTCCTGGTGGCGCCGTGGGCGCGCGGGCAGCTCAAACAGGAACTCGTGAAGCTCGGCTGGCCCGCCGAAGACCTCGCCGGCTACACGCCGGGCACGCCGCACGACATCGCGCTGCTCGAGAACGGCTGGGCGCTGCGCGACTACCAGAACAAGGCCGTCGCCAACTTCTTCGACGCGGGCTCCGGGGTGGTCGTGCTGCCCTGCGGCGCCGGCAAGACGCTGGTGGGCGCCGGCGCGATGGCCACCGCAAAGACCAACACCTTGATCCTGGTGACCAACACCGTGTCCGCCCGGCAGTGGCGCGACGAGCTGCTCAAGCGCACCACGCTCACGGCCGAGGAGATCGGCGAGTACTCCGGACAGGTGAAGGAGGTCAAACCCGTCACCATCGCGACGTACCAGATCCTCACGGCCAAGCGAAAAGGCGAATACGCCCACCTCGCGCTGCTCGACGCCATGGACTGGGGCCTGGTGATCTACGACGAGGTGCACCTGCTTCCCGCACCCGTGTTCAAGCTCACCGCCGAACTGCAGGCGCGCCGCCGGCTCGGCCTCACCGCCACCCTGGTGCGGGAGGACGGTCGCGAGGGCGACGTGTTCAGCCTGATCGGCCCCAAACGCTTCGACGCCCCGTGGAAGGAGATCGAGGCCCAGGGCTTCATCTCTCCCGCCGCCTGCTACGAGGTGCGCATCGACCTGCCCCACGCCGAACGGCTCAGCTACGCCGCCGCCCCCGATGACGAGCGTTATCGGATGGCAGCGACAGCGCCGGCCAAGTTGGACGTCGTGAAGCAGCTGGTCGCGATGCACCCGGGCGAACGCATCCTCGTGATCGGCCAGTACCTCGACCAAATCGACGAGCTCGCCGAGGTCTTGCAGGCCCCCACGCTCACCGGTGCGACGCCCGTGAACGAGCGCGAACGGCTCTACCAGGCGTTCCGGGTGGGCGAGGAGAAGCTGCTCGTGGTCTCCAAGGTGGCGAACTTCTCGATCGACCTGCCCGAGGCGTCGGTGGCGATCCAGGTGTCCGGCTCCTACGGCTCGCGCCAGGAGGAGGCCCAGCGGCTCGGGCGGCTGCTGCGCCCCAAGGAGTCCGGCCTCACCGCGAGCTTCTACACGCTCGTGGCCCGCGACACCGTCGACCAGGACTTCGCCCAGAACCGGCAGCGCTTCCTCGCCGAGCAGGGCTACTCCTACACGATCCTCGACGCGCACGCGCTCGACGCTCCCACCCCCGCCCCGGTCCCCTGA
- a CDS encoding pyrimidine reductase family protein: MTGPADPDGPDAAEVLRRYLVADRATPHLRVNFVSSLDGAATHDGVSGGLGDDADRLVFDTLRMLTDVILVGAGTVRAEGYGGIRFSQEAVAWRLAHGLSEHPPVAIVSARLDLDPAHPVFTRAATRPIVVTRGQAPAERRAALAAVADVLVCGEASVDHSLMLTTLTERGYPQVLCEGGPSLFGSLVAADAVDELCLTLAPLIESGSARRIAAAAEATPRRMRLLHALPAGDTLLLRYQRAREL, encoded by the coding sequence ATGACCGGCCCTGCAGACCCCGATGGTCCCGACGCTGCCGAGGTGCTCCGCCGCTACCTCGTCGCCGACCGGGCCACGCCGCACCTGAGGGTCAACTTCGTCAGCAGCCTCGACGGAGCCGCCACGCACGACGGCGTCAGCGGAGGCCTCGGCGACGACGCCGACCGGCTGGTCTTCGACACCCTGCGGATGCTCACCGACGTGATCCTGGTGGGCGCCGGAACCGTGCGCGCCGAGGGGTACGGCGGAATCCGGTTCAGCCAGGAGGCCGTGGCCTGGCGGCTCGCCCACGGTCTGTCGGAGCACCCGCCGGTGGCGATCGTGTCCGCCCGGCTCGACCTCGACCCGGCGCACCCGGTGTTCACTCGCGCGGCCACCCGGCCGATCGTGGTGACCCGGGGGCAGGCGCCCGCCGAGCGACGGGCGGCACTGGCGGCGGTGGCCGACGTGCTGGTCTGTGGGGAGGCATCCGTGGACCACTCGCTGATGCTGACCACCCTGACCGAGCGGGGCTACCCGCAGGTGCTCTGCGAGGGCGGCCCCAGCCTGTTCGGGTCGCTGGTGGCCGCCGATGCCGTGGACGAGCTCTGCCTCACCCTGGCGCCGCTGATCGAGTCCGGTTCCGCCCGCCGCATCGCCGCCGCCGCGGAGGCCACACCGCGCCGGATGCGCCTCCTGCACGCCCTCCCGGCCGGCGACACCCTCCTCCTCCGCTACCAGCGGGCCCGCGAATTGTGA
- the folP gene encoding dihydropteroate synthase translates to MARSTAAAGVILPRLDVPVRRIGGRDFDFAREIAVMAVINRTPDSFYDRGATFALDAAVAAARAAVADGADWVDIGGAKFAPGPAIPVAEEIDRVVPVVAALQGSGAVISVDTFDPDVALAGIRAGAHVINDTTGVHDPRMAEVVADSDATLVITHSLARPRTPYPAPQYGDVVGEVAEFLLARVDRALAHGMPAERLVIDPGHDLNKNTRHSLELTRRLGEITALGLPTLVAVSNKDFIGETLDRDRDRRVEGTLAAAVYCILQGARIVRVHNVAAAVDAVHMTEAILGFREPAYLRHNLA, encoded by the coding sequence ATGGCCCGTTCGACCGCCGCCGCCGGTGTGATTCTGCCGCGGCTGGACGTGCCGGTGCGCAGGATCGGCGGGCGCGACTTCGACTTCGCCCGCGAGATCGCGGTGATGGCCGTGATCAACCGCACGCCGGACTCCTTCTATGACCGCGGCGCCACGTTCGCCCTCGACGCGGCCGTCGCCGCGGCCCGTGCCGCCGTCGCCGACGGCGCCGACTGGGTCGATATCGGTGGGGCCAAGTTCGCCCCGGGGCCGGCGATCCCCGTCGCCGAGGAGATCGACAGGGTCGTCCCCGTTGTCGCAGCCCTGCAGGGCTCGGGCGCGGTCATCTCCGTCGACACCTTCGACCCCGACGTCGCGCTGGCCGGCATCCGCGCCGGCGCCCACGTCATCAACGACACCACCGGCGTGCACGACCCACGGATGGCCGAGGTCGTCGCCGACAGCGACGCCACCCTGGTGATCACGCACAGCCTGGCCCGCCCGCGCACGCCCTACCCGGCGCCGCAGTACGGCGATGTCGTCGGCGAAGTCGCCGAGTTCCTGCTCGCCCGCGTCGACCGGGCTCTGGCGCACGGGATGCCCGCCGAGCGACTGGTCATCGACCCGGGCCACGACCTGAACAAGAACACCCGGCACTCCCTCGAACTCACCCGCCGGCTGGGCGAGATCACCGCGCTCGGCCTGCCGACGCTTGTAGCGGTGTCCAACAAGGACTTCATCGGCGAGACCCTCGACCGTGACAGGGACCGCCGCGTGGAGGGCACCCTCGCCGCGGCCGTCTACTGCATCCTGCAGGGCGCCCGCATCGTTCGCGTGCACAACGTCGCGGCCGCCGTCGACGCCGTGCACATGACCGAGGCCATCCTGGGCTTCCGTGAGCCCGCCTACCTGCGCCACAACCTCGCCTGA
- a CDS encoding NAD(P)/FAD-dependent oxidoreductase, with amino-acid sequence MSEATQQGAAGEDPVVIVGAGLAGARAAEAVRDGFGGRVVLVGEEVAAPYIRPPLSKEYLAGTADRDSVDVHPLGWYAEQAIERIAGHRAAVLDRGAHRLTLDDGRSLRYSRLLLATGASPRPFPGPGASLPGVHYLRSVDDSSRLRTALAEGGRRVVIVGSGWIGLEVAATAKGYGNDVIVLGRGTVPLESAIGAELGGVFDRLHRDHGVHLGNDTTVVELEGEIRSGGTRVTGVRLSDRTLVRADLVVVGIGATPNTQLALGSGLEVDDGIAVSATFATSDPDVFAVGDVANVYHPCLGHGLRVEHWANADTAGAAAGRAVLGDTTGYDAIPYFYTDQFDLSMEYSGFGELASGAELVFRGDRATREFVAFWLRDGQVVAGMNVNVWDVNETVQRLIRSGVRVDPKRLADENIALGDLLTGSE; translated from the coding sequence ATGAGTGAGGCAACGCAGCAGGGCGCGGCGGGCGAGGACCCGGTGGTCATCGTGGGCGCCGGACTGGCCGGGGCGCGAGCGGCCGAGGCCGTGCGCGACGGCTTCGGCGGGCGGGTCGTGCTCGTGGGCGAGGAGGTGGCCGCGCCGTATATCCGTCCGCCGCTGTCGAAGGAATACCTCGCCGGCACGGCTGACCGAGATTCGGTGGACGTGCATCCGCTGGGCTGGTACGCCGAGCAGGCGATCGAGCGGATCGCCGGCCACCGGGCGGCAGTGCTCGACCGCGGTGCCCACCGTCTCACCCTCGACGACGGCCGCAGCCTGCGCTACAGCCGGCTGCTGCTGGCCACGGGCGCGTCGCCGCGCCCGTTCCCCGGCCCGGGCGCCAGCCTGCCCGGCGTGCACTATTTGCGCAGCGTGGACGACTCCAGCAGGTTGCGCACCGCCCTGGCTGAGGGCGGCCGGCGGGTGGTCATCGTCGGCAGCGGGTGGATCGGACTCGAGGTCGCCGCCACCGCCAAGGGGTACGGCAACGACGTCATCGTGCTCGGCCGTGGGACGGTGCCGTTGGAATCAGCCATCGGCGCCGAGCTGGGCGGGGTGTTCGACCGGCTGCACCGCGACCACGGGGTGCACCTGGGCAATGACACCACCGTCGTGGAGCTCGAGGGCGAGATCCGCAGCGGTGGCACCCGGGTGACCGGGGTGCGGCTGAGCGACCGCACCCTGGTGCGGGCGGACCTGGTGGTGGTGGGCATCGGGGCCACGCCGAACACCCAGCTGGCGTTGGGCTCCGGTCTCGAGGTCGACGACGGCATCGCCGTGTCGGCCACCTTCGCAACGAGTGACCCCGACGTGTTCGCGGTGGGCGACGTGGCGAATGTGTACCACCCGTGCCTGGGGCACGGGCTGCGGGTGGAGCACTGGGCGAACGCCGACACCGCGGGCGCGGCCGCAGGCCGGGCCGTGCTCGGCGACACGACCGGGTACGACGCCATTCCATACTTCTATACCGACCAGTTCGACCTCAGCATGGAGTATTCCGGGTTCGGCGAGCTGGCCTCAGGCGCGGAGCTCGTGTTCCGCGGTGACCGGGCCACGCGGGAGTTCGTGGCCTTCTGGCTCAGGGACGGTCAGGTCGTAGCGGGCATGAACGTGAACGTCTGGGACGTGAACGAAACCGTGCAGCGCCTCATCCGTTCGGGGGTGCGGGTGGATCCGAAGCGGCTGGCGGATGAGAACATAGCTCTGGGGGACCTGCTCACCGGATCGGAGTGA
- a CDS encoding sensor histidine kinase, with translation MRVPLMDPWSRVSLRSKITGVTVLMLTLGLLVSGVGTMVILQNYMVQQVDARLQASAQGLSSNYLDSPFVASSANGVVDSDYFVAVFDQNGDLKARTWQDRPVASLPVVTIPLDLQSSNELDGSIQKLHDAEGDTEFHAVAVPFVINSSGTYGTVLLALSLQSAQNTVNTYLSIFLGFGVGVVVVGAMLTRLLVTTTFAPLREAERTAAAIADGDFSQRLGGATPNTEVGRLNRSLNTMLSRIDRAFKDRARTIDQMRRFVGDASHELRTPLVSVRGYAELYRMGALQTPEDVAQAMERIEKEAIRMGGLVEDLLELARLDETKPLALTRVDLLPLAQDAALDAMASSPGRSVTVRTSRPAEYNDDIVAPPIDLAHSTGEVADAAPRPVEPAAVPATAAAVGKAAAGKAGMAKATPKPAAAKPEQSGSTTGTISFAGATLARLRTRRPKRTDASAPVAETMETVEAPPALDAVIMAEENKVRQVITNLMGNALRFSPADSPVELEVAVDRRNQRASVSVIDHGEGIPPQIRDKIFQRFWRADTSRARETGGSGLGLAIVASIVASHNGSIEVVETPGGGATFRVWFPLAESPAAPQALPAPQA, from the coding sequence ATGCGTGTGCCATTGATGGACCCGTGGAGCCGGGTTTCGCTCCGCTCCAAGATCACCGGTGTGACGGTGTTGATGCTCACGCTGGGCCTGCTCGTTTCCGGGGTGGGCACCATGGTGATCCTGCAGAATTACATGGTGCAGCAAGTGGATGCCCGGCTACAGGCGTCCGCGCAGGGACTCTCCTCCAATTATCTCGACTCTCCGTTCGTCGCCAGCAGCGCCAACGGCGTCGTGGACTCCGACTATTTCGTGGCCGTGTTCGATCAGAACGGCGACCTCAAAGCCCGTACGTGGCAAGACCGGCCGGTTGCCAGCCTGCCCGTCGTGACGATCCCCCTTGACCTGCAGAGTTCCAATGAGCTGGACGGGTCGATCCAGAAACTCCACGACGCCGAGGGCGACACGGAGTTCCACGCCGTGGCCGTGCCTTTCGTCATCAACTCCAGCGGGACCTACGGCACCGTCCTCCTCGCACTGTCGCTGCAGTCGGCTCAGAACACCGTCAACACCTATCTGAGCATCTTCCTGGGCTTCGGCGTCGGCGTGGTCGTGGTGGGCGCCATGCTCACCCGTCTGCTCGTCACCACGACCTTCGCGCCTCTCCGTGAGGCCGAGCGCACCGCCGCGGCCATCGCCGACGGCGACTTCAGCCAACGCCTGGGCGGAGCCACTCCCAACACCGAGGTGGGTCGGCTGAACCGCTCGCTCAACACCATGCTCAGCCGCATCGACCGGGCCTTCAAGGACCGCGCCCGCACGATCGACCAGATGCGCCGATTTGTCGGTGACGCCAGCCATGAGCTGCGCACCCCGCTGGTCTCCGTGCGCGGGTACGCCGAGCTCTACCGGATGGGCGCGCTGCAGACCCCCGAGGACGTCGCCCAGGCGATGGAGCGCATCGAGAAGGAAGCCATCCGGATGGGCGGCCTCGTCGAGGATCTCCTCGAGTTGGCCCGCCTCGACGAGACCAAACCGCTCGCCCTCACCCGGGTCGACCTGCTCCCGCTCGCTCAGGACGCCGCGCTCGATGCCATGGCCTCGTCTCCCGGCCGCAGCGTCACCGTGCGCACCAGTCGTCCTGCCGAGTACAACGACGACATCGTGGCACCGCCGATCGACCTGGCCCACTCCACGGGCGAGGTGGCCGACGCCGCGCCGCGCCCGGTCGAGCCGGCCGCCGTTCCGGCCACCGCGGCCGCCGTGGGCAAGGCCGCCGCAGGCAAGGCCGGCATGGCCAAGGCCACCCCCAAACCCGCCGCGGCCAAGCCCGAACAGTCCGGCTCGACAACCGGCACGATCTCCTTCGCCGGTGCCACTCTTGCCCGTCTCCGCACTCGCCGGCCCAAGCGCACGGATGCGTCTGCTCCGGTCGCCGAGACCATGGAGACCGTCGAGGCTCCGCCGGCCCTCGACGCCGTGATCATGGCCGAGGAGAACAAGGTGCGCCAGGTGATCACCAACCTGATGGGCAACGCCCTGCGCTTCAGCCCGGCCGACAGTCCCGTGGAGCTCGAGGTGGCCGTGGACCGGCGCAACCAGCGCGCATCCGTCTCGGTCATCGACCACGGTGAGGGCATCCCCCCGCAGATTCGCGACAAGATCTTCCAGCGGTTCTGGCGGGCCGACACGTCCCGTGCCCGGGAGACCGGCGGCAGCGGACTGGGCCTTGCGATCGTGGCGTCCATCGTGGCCAGCCACAACGGCTCCATCGAGGTCGTCGAAACGCCGGGCGGCGGTGCCACCTTCCGGGTCTGGTTCCCGCTGGCGGAGTCCCCCGCCGCCCCGCA
- a CDS encoding response regulator transcription factor, with protein sequence MTDGPRILIVDDEPNIRDLLTTSLRFAGFAVRAVGNGAQAISAVLEEEPDLIILDVMLPDMNGFGVTKRLRSAGYTAPILFLTAKDDTEDKITGLTVGGDDYVTKPFSLDEIVARIKAILRRTMHADEDAVIRAGELTMDQDTHEVLVGDQPIELSPTEFKLLRYLMLNPNRVLSKAQILDHVWEYDFNGDAGIVESYISYLRRKVDMHSSEPLIQTKRGFGYMLKAAKA encoded by the coding sequence ATGACTGACGGCCCCCGCATCCTTATCGTTGACGACGAACCCAATATCCGGGATCTCCTCACCACCAGCCTCCGCTTCGCCGGCTTCGCCGTGCGGGCCGTGGGTAACGGTGCCCAGGCGATCTCCGCTGTGCTGGAAGAAGAGCCCGACCTCATCATCCTCGACGTGATGCTGCCCGATATGAACGGCTTCGGCGTGACCAAGCGCCTGCGTTCGGCCGGGTACACCGCACCCATTCTCTTCCTCACGGCGAAAGACGACACCGAGGACAAGATCACCGGGCTCACGGTCGGCGGGGACGACTACGTCACCAAGCCGTTCAGCCTCGACGAGATCGTGGCCCGCATCAAGGCCATCCTGCGCCGCACCATGCACGCCGACGAGGATGCCGTCATCCGCGCCGGTGAGCTCACCATGGACCAGGACACCCACGAGGTCCTCGTCGGCGACCAGCCCATCGAGCTCAGCCCCACCGAGTTCAAGCTGCTGCGTTACCTGATGCTCAACCCGAACCGGGTGCTCTCCAAGGCGCAGATCCTCGACCACGTCTGGGAATACGACTTCAACGGTGACGCCGGCATCGTGGAGTCCTATATCTCCTACCTCCGCCGTAAGGTCGACATGCACTCCAGCGAGCCGCTGATCCAGACCAAGCGCGGCTTCGGCTACATGCTCAAGGCCGCCAAGGCATAG